In Thermomonas carbonis, a single genomic region encodes these proteins:
- the queG gene encoding tRNA epoxyqueuosine(34) reductase QueG produces MSSTLPDYIALAARIRALAQAAGFQRVGISGVELQDDEAFLQSWLDEGLHGSMAWMASHGDKRSRPAELIPGTLRVVSVGLDYGRDADAAWDNLRDGERAYVARYALGRDYHKLMRNRLQKLADDVAKEIGPFGFRVFVDSAPVLERALARNAGLGWIGKHTCLIDKDGGSWFFLGELFVDLPLPIDPPASAHCGSCTRCIEVCPTQAITAPYRLDARRCISYLTIEHEGSIDEALRPLIGNRIFGCDDCQLVCPWNKFAVRTDEPDFRVRNNLDHATLAELFAWEEDEFLRRTEGSAIRRSGHERWLRNIAVALGNAPKTSEVINALQSRREHPSAVVREHVAWALHQHATA; encoded by the coding sequence GAACTGCAGGATGACGAGGCGTTCCTGCAGTCATGGCTGGACGAAGGCCTGCACGGTTCGATGGCGTGGATGGCCAGCCACGGGGACAAGCGCAGCCGGCCGGCGGAACTGATCCCGGGTACGCTGCGAGTGGTGTCGGTCGGACTCGACTACGGTCGGGACGCCGACGCCGCCTGGGACAACCTGCGTGATGGCGAACGCGCGTATGTGGCGCGCTATGCGCTGGGACGCGACTACCACAAGCTGATGCGCAACCGCTTGCAGAAGCTTGCTGACGACGTGGCGAAGGAGATCGGCCCGTTCGGTTTTCGCGTGTTCGTGGATTCCGCGCCCGTGCTGGAACGCGCGCTGGCACGCAACGCGGGCCTCGGCTGGATCGGCAAGCACACCTGCCTGATCGACAAGGATGGCGGCAGTTGGTTCTTCCTCGGCGAATTGTTCGTCGATCTGCCGCTGCCGATCGATCCACCGGCATCCGCGCATTGCGGTAGTTGCACGCGCTGCATCGAGGTCTGTCCGACCCAGGCGATCACCGCGCCGTATCGTCTGGATGCGCGGCGCTGCATCAGTTACCTCACCATCGAACACGAAGGCAGCATCGACGAGGCACTGCGACCGCTGATCGGCAACCGCATTTTCGGTTGCGACGATTGCCAGCTGGTGTGTCCGTGGAACAAGTTCGCGGTGCGCACCGATGAGCCGGACTTCCGCGTGCGCAACAACCTCGACCACGCCACGCTGGCGGAATTGTTCGCGTGGGAGGAAGACGAATTCCTGCGTCGCACCGAAGGTTCGGCGATCCGTCGCAGCGGGCACGAGCGCTGGTTGCGCAATATCGCGGTGGCACTGGGGAATGCTCCCAAGACGAGCGAGGTGATCAACGCTTTGCAGTCACGCCGCGAGCATCCATCGGCAGTGGTGCGCGAGCATGTTGCTTGGGCACTTCACCAGCACGCGACCGCCTGA
- the pgi gene encoding glucose-6-phosphate isomerase — translation MSMLAGLDAEARRLANTSISDLIRQDPARASDFALRCGGLYANFARQRYDRTALDALFAIAERADLVGAMRRLLDGAIVNPSEGRAALHSALRGDNSTSQVAIGARAQAVDAQARMRALIEQLEASDVTDIVSVGIGGSDLGPRLMVDALALHDARFKVHFISNVDGNAAQRVLAGLDPERSAAIVISKTFGTQETLLNGGIVREWLSNDERLYAVSTNAERVAAFGVPPERTLPMWDWVGGRYSLWSAVGFPIALALGMDRFLELLDGAAAMDAHAANAAPRDNIAILHALTAVWNRNALHAATQAVLPYDDRLKLLPAYLQQLVMESLGKSVRIEGDAVEVDTVPVWWGGAGTDTQHSFFQALHQGTQVVPADFIGVLQADHPHAQNHAALLANLLAQTEALANGQGSDDPHRRYPGNRPSTLFLLDALTPRSLGMLVALYEHSVYLQSVLWGINAFDQFGVELGKQVASRLLPALEGEGEADDAVTKVLLREFSQRR, via the coding sequence ATGAGCATGCTGGCCGGACTCGACGCGGAAGCACGCAGGCTGGCCAATACCTCCATCAGCGACCTGATCCGACAGGATCCGGCGCGCGCCAGCGATTTCGCCCTTCGCTGTGGTGGGCTCTACGCTAACTTCGCCCGCCAGCGCTACGACCGCACCGCGCTGGACGCCTTGTTCGCGATCGCCGAGCGCGCCGACCTGGTCGGTGCGATGCGTCGCCTGCTGGATGGTGCCATCGTCAATCCGAGTGAAGGCCGCGCGGCACTGCACAGCGCGCTGCGTGGCGACAACTCGACTTCGCAAGTCGCCATCGGCGCGCGTGCGCAGGCCGTCGACGCGCAGGCGCGGATGCGTGCGTTGATCGAACAACTCGAAGCGAGCGACGTCACCGACATCGTCAGCGTCGGCATCGGTGGTTCCGACCTGGGCCCGCGGCTGATGGTCGATGCGCTGGCCCTGCACGATGCGCGCTTCAAGGTCCATTTCATCTCGAATGTCGACGGCAATGCGGCGCAGCGCGTCCTCGCCGGACTGGATCCGGAGCGCAGCGCTGCCATCGTCATTTCCAAGACCTTCGGGACCCAGGAAACCCTGCTCAACGGCGGCATCGTCCGGGAGTGGCTGAGCAACGATGAACGCCTGTATGCCGTGAGCACCAATGCCGAGCGCGTGGCTGCGTTCGGCGTACCGCCGGAACGCACCCTGCCGATGTGGGATTGGGTGGGCGGCCGCTATTCGCTGTGGTCGGCGGTCGGTTTCCCGATCGCGCTGGCGCTGGGCATGGATCGTTTCCTCGAACTGCTCGACGGTGCCGCGGCGATGGATGCGCATGCAGCCAATGCCGCGCCGCGCGACAACATCGCGATCCTGCACGCGCTCACCGCGGTGTGGAATCGCAACGCACTGCATGCGGCAACGCAGGCGGTGCTGCCCTACGACGACAGACTCAAGCTGCTGCCGGCCTACCTGCAGCAACTGGTGATGGAAAGCCTGGGCAAGTCGGTGCGGATTGAAGGCGATGCCGTGGAGGTCGACACCGTGCCGGTGTGGTGGGGCGGCGCGGGCACCGACACCCAGCACAGTTTCTTCCAGGCGCTGCATCAGGGCACGCAAGTCGTGCCTGCCGATTTCATCGGCGTGCTGCAGGCCGACCATCCACATGCTCAGAACCACGCCGCGCTGCTGGCAAACCTGCTGGCGCAGACCGAGGCGCTGGCGAACGGGCAGGGCAGCGATGATCCACATCGACGCTATCCGGGCAACCGTCCGAGCACGTTGTTCCTGCTCGACGCGCTGACGCCACGCTCACTCGGCATGCTGGTCGCGCTGTACGAGCACAGCGTCTACCTGCAGTCGGTGCTGTGGGGCATCAATGCCTTCGACCAGTTCGGCGTCGAGTTGGGCAAGCAGGTCGCGAGTCGCTTGCTGCCTGCTTTGGAGGGCGAGGGCGAAGCTGACGATGCTGTGACGAAAGTGCTGTTGCGCGAGTTCAGCCAGCGACGCTGA
- the panD gene encoding aspartate 1-decarboxylase: MQLTLLKAKIHRASVTHAELHYEGSCAIDGRLLDISGIREYERIEIYNVNNGERFATYAIRGEEGSGVISVNGAAAHKAQPGDLVIICAYGQCDEAEAAKFKPTLVYVDRDNGLTHTNRSMPKQAA; encoded by the coding sequence ATGCAACTGACCTTGCTGAAGGCCAAGATCCACCGCGCCAGCGTCACCCATGCCGAGCTGCATTACGAAGGCTCCTGCGCGATCGACGGCCGCCTGCTGGATATCTCCGGCATCCGCGAATACGAGCGCATCGAGATCTACAACGTCAACAACGGCGAGCGTTTCGCGACCTACGCGATCCGCGGCGAGGAAGGCAGCGGGGTGATCTCGGTCAACGGCGCGGCCGCGCACAAGGCGCAGCCCGGCGACCTGGTGATCATCTGCGCTTACGGTCAGTGCGACGAGGCCGAAGCCGCCAAATTCAAGCCGACCTTGGTGTACGTGGACCGCGACAACGGGTTGACCCACACCAACCGATCGATGCCGAAGCAGGCCGCATGA
- the panC gene encoding pantoate--beta-alanine ligase — protein MIETITELESLRERIRGWKREGLRVGFVPTMGNLHAGHYSLVALARQYADKIVSSVFVNPTQFGPNEDFTRYPRTPDADTSGLQSAGCDVLWLPDVAAMYPFGVELAASIRVPGVSAVLEGAHRPGHFDGVCTVVGRLFNQVQPDVAVFGKKDYQQLAVIRQMVADLHVPIRIVGGDIVREANGLAMSSRNQYLSADERMVSSIIHHTLHAMRDGLLVGLPLAQVEADADAALRDAGFVPDYTVVRRPDLTEPADGEAGNLVALIAARLGRTRLIDNLEFQLAG, from the coding sequence ATGATCGAAACCATCACCGAGCTTGAATCGCTGCGCGAGCGGATCCGCGGTTGGAAGCGCGAAGGCCTGCGTGTCGGCTTCGTCCCGACGATGGGCAACCTGCATGCCGGCCACTATTCGTTGGTCGCACTGGCCCGCCAATACGCCGACAAGATCGTCTCCAGCGTCTTCGTCAATCCGACCCAGTTCGGCCCGAACGAGGATTTCACCCGCTACCCGCGCACGCCGGATGCGGACACCAGCGGCCTGCAATCCGCCGGCTGCGACGTGCTGTGGTTGCCCGACGTGGCGGCGATGTATCCCTTCGGCGTGGAACTGGCCGCCAGCATCCGCGTACCCGGCGTCAGCGCAGTGCTGGAAGGTGCGCATCGGCCCGGTCATTTCGATGGCGTGTGCACGGTGGTCGGCCGCCTGTTCAACCAGGTGCAGCCCGATGTCGCCGTGTTCGGCAAGAAGGATTACCAGCAGCTGGCGGTGATCCGGCAGATGGTCGCCGACCTGCACGTGCCGATCCGCATCGTCGGCGGCGACATCGTCCGCGAAGCCAATGGACTGGCGATGAGCTCGCGCAACCAGTACCTGTCTGCCGACGAACGCATGGTGTCGTCGATCATCCACCACACCCTGCACGCGATGCGCGACGGCCTGCTGGTCGGCCTGCCGCTCGCCCAGGTCGAGGCGGATGCCGACGCGGCCCTGCGCGATGCCGGTTTCGTCCCGGACTACACGGTGGTGCGCCGTCCTGACCTGACCGAGCCGGCCGATGGCGAAGCCGGCAACCTGGTCGCCCTGATCGCCGCGCGGCTGGGCCGCACCCGCCTGATCGACAACCTCGAATTCCAATTGGCTGGCTGA
- the panB gene encoding 3-methyl-2-oxobutanoate hydroxymethyltransferase — MSEPQKRWTVPMLGEARAAGRKLVMLTSYDASFARVLDDNGIDLILIGDSLGMVVQGFDSTLPVRVDDIAYHTAAVARGATRALKIADFPFGSDGSALEAHAAAVRFIQAGASMVKLEGAGHKLETIRYLVEREIPVCAHLGLTPQSVHRFGGFKVQGREDAAAAKLCEDALAVADAGAALLVLEGVPAALASRITAASPIPTIGIGAGSGCDGQVLVLHDLLGLDTGHRKPKFVKDFLVEGGSVAGAIRAYADAVRDGRFPDAEHAYA, encoded by the coding sequence ATGAGCGAGCCACAGAAACGCTGGACCGTGCCGATGCTGGGCGAGGCGCGTGCCGCCGGCCGCAAGCTGGTAATGCTGACCAGTTACGACGCAAGCTTCGCGCGCGTATTGGACGACAACGGCATCGACCTGATCCTGATCGGCGACTCGCTGGGCATGGTCGTGCAGGGCTTCGATTCCACCTTGCCGGTGCGGGTGGACGACATCGCCTACCACACCGCAGCGGTGGCGCGCGGGGCGACGCGTGCGCTGAAGATCGCGGATTTCCCGTTCGGTTCCGATGGTTCAGCGCTGGAAGCGCATGCGGCCGCAGTGCGCTTCATCCAGGCCGGTGCGAGCATGGTCAAGCTGGAAGGCGCGGGCCACAAGCTGGAGACGATCCGCTACCTCGTCGAGCGGGAAATCCCGGTCTGCGCGCATCTGGGACTGACGCCGCAATCCGTGCACCGTTTCGGCGGTTTCAAGGTGCAGGGCCGCGAGGACGCCGCCGCCGCCAAGTTGTGCGAGGACGCACTCGCCGTGGCCGATGCCGGTGCCGCGCTGCTGGTACTGGAAGGCGTGCCCGCCGCGCTGGCATCGCGCATCACTGCCGCCAGCCCGATCCCGACCATCGGCATCGGTGCCGGTTCCGGTTGCGATGGCCAGGTATTGGTATTGCACGACCTGCTGGGCCTGGACACCGGCCATCGCAAGCCGAAATTCGTCAAGGATTTCCTGGTCGAAGGCGGTTCCGTCGCGGGTGCGATCCGTGCCTATGCCGACGCCGTGCGCGATGGCCGTTTTCCCGACGCCGAACACGCCTACGCCTGA
- the folK gene encoding 2-amino-4-hydroxy-6-hydroxymethyldihydropteridine diphosphokinase — MTLAAVGLGANLGDAARNVRKAIDALEQLPGTRPVRASRLYRTPAWGVTAQPDFINAVALLDTALPARDLLHALLDIERACGRVRIEGERWGPRTLDLDLLLYGDAVIDEPGLRVPHPHLHERAFALLPLLDAWPDAAIPGIGPARECAAVMAADAIEPLP, encoded by the coding sequence ATGACTTTGGCAGCGGTTGGCCTGGGTGCCAACCTGGGCGATGCCGCGCGGAACGTGCGCAAGGCCATCGACGCGCTTGAGCAGTTACCGGGGACGCGCCCGGTGCGGGCGTCGCGGCTGTACCGCACACCGGCCTGGGGCGTTACCGCGCAACCCGATTTCATCAACGCGGTGGCCTTGCTCGACACCGCTCTGCCGGCGCGCGACTTGCTGCATGCGCTGCTGGACATCGAGCGCGCCTGTGGCCGGGTCCGCATCGAGGGCGAGCGTTGGGGCCCACGCACGCTCGATCTCGATCTCTTGCTTTACGGCGACGCCGTCATCGACGAGCCCGGCCTGCGCGTGCCGCATCCGCACCTGCACGAACGCGCCTTCGCCCTGTTGCCGCTGCTCGACGCCTGGCCGGACGCCGCTATCCCCGGCATCGGCCCCGCCCGTGAATGTGCGGCCGTGATGGCGGCGGACGCCATCGAACCGTTACCTTAA
- the pcnB gene encoding polynucleotide adenylyltransferase PcnB, translated as MTEIESQTLYPVPSLRVITRDEHGLSRKQMSQNALRVLYRLREAGFGGYLVGGAVRDLLVGGAPKDYDVATDATPEQVKSLFRNCRLIGRRFRLAHVVYGREIIEVATFRANIDDGSGDREQHEGGRLLRDNVYGTIEDDAIRRDFTANALYYAIEDFSVRDYVGGYDDVQARLLRLIGDPEARYREDPVRMLRAARLAAKLDFTIEAGTAEPIARLAPLLAESAPARLFEETLKMFLSGHAVASFERLEAHGLLPALLPETAQALASNKSGALRRMLVQGLRNTDARVAADESVSPAFLYAVLLWPAYCRALALLQAQGVHAADAQRRAADRVTLHQVARTALPRRFSLPMQEIWLLQPRFSQRVRKRVFRLLSHPRFRAAFDFLELRLAASDSHAEDVAYWREAQLHPDAVLAAAERAAHAAESDGIAEAGEAGADGDPARKRKRRRRRSGSNAPGATSQEPA; from the coding sequence ATGACCGAAATCGAATCCCAGACCCTCTATCCCGTTCCCAGCCTGCGCGTGATCACCCGCGACGAGCACGGCCTGTCCCGCAAGCAGATGAGCCAGAACGCATTGCGCGTGCTCTATCGACTGCGCGAAGCCGGTTTCGGCGGCTATCTGGTCGGCGGCGCGGTGCGCGACCTGCTGGTCGGTGGCGCGCCGAAGGACTATGACGTGGCCACCGACGCCACGCCGGAGCAGGTCAAGTCGCTGTTCCGGAACTGCCGGCTGATCGGCCGCCGCTTCCGCCTGGCCCATGTGGTCTACGGCCGCGAGATCATCGAGGTCGCGACCTTCCGCGCCAACATCGACGACGGCAGCGGCGACCGCGAGCAGCACGAGGGCGGCCGCCTGCTGCGCGACAACGTTTACGGCACGATCGAGGACGATGCGATCCGCCGCGACTTCACCGCGAATGCGCTGTATTACGCGATCGAGGATTTCTCGGTGCGCGATTACGTCGGCGGCTACGACGACGTGCAGGCGCGCCTGCTGCGCCTGATCGGCGATCCCGAGGCGCGTTATCGCGAGGATCCGGTGCGCATGCTGCGCGCGGCGCGGTTGGCGGCCAAGCTGGACTTCACCATCGAGGCCGGTACCGCCGAGCCGATCGCGCGTCTCGCGCCGCTGCTGGCCGAGTCCGCACCGGCGCGGCTGTTCGAGGAAACCCTGAAGATGTTCCTCTCGGGCCATGCGGTCGCCAGCTTCGAGCGACTCGAAGCGCACGGACTGCTGCCGGCGCTGCTGCCGGAAACTGCACAGGCGCTGGCCTCGAACAAGTCCGGCGCACTTCGACGGATGTTGGTGCAAGGCCTGCGCAACACCGACGCCCGCGTCGCCGCCGATGAATCGGTATCGCCCGCATTCCTGTATGCGGTGCTGTTGTGGCCGGCGTATTGCCGCGCGCTGGCGTTGCTGCAGGCGCAGGGCGTGCATGCCGCGGATGCGCAGCGTCGCGCTGCCGATCGCGTGACCTTGCATCAGGTGGCGCGTACCGCGTTGCCGCGCCGATTTTCGCTGCCGATGCAGGAAATCTGGCTGCTGCAGCCGCGCTTCTCGCAACGCGTGCGCAAGCGCGTGTTCCGGTTGCTCTCGCACCCGCGCTTCCGCGCTGCGTTCGATTTCCTGGAACTGCGCCTGGCCGCCTCCGATTCGCATGCCGAAGACGTGGCGTACTGGCGCGAGGCGCAGCTGCATCCCGACGCCGTCCTTGCGGCCGCCGAGCGAGCCGCACACGCCGCCGAGTCCGACGGCATCGCGGAGGCGGGCGAAGCCGGTGCCGACGGGGATCCAGCGCGCAAGCGCAAGCGCCGTCGTCGTCGCAGTGGATCGAACGCACCGGGCGCAACGTCGCAAGAACCCGCATGA
- the fdxA gene encoding ferredoxin FdxA, which produces MPFVVTENCIKCKHTDCVEVCPVDCFHEGPNFLVIDPDECIDCTLCEPECPVNAIYPEEDVPAGQEPFVALNAELAKEWPVLATRKDAPADAAEWDGKPGKLALLER; this is translated from the coding sequence ATGCCCTTCGTCGTCACCGAGAACTGCATCAAGTGCAAGCACACCGACTGCGTCGAGGTGTGTCCGGTGGACTGCTTCCACGAAGGCCCGAACTTCCTGGTGATCGATCCCGACGAGTGCATCGACTGCACCCTGTGCGAGCCGGAATGCCCGGTCAACGCGATCTATCCGGAAGAAGACGTGCCCGCGGGCCAGGAACCATTCGTGGCGCTCAATGCGGAACTGGCCAAGGAATGGCCGGTGCTGGCAACGCGCAAGGATGCACCGGCCGATGCCGCCGAGTGGGATGGCAAGCCGGGCAAGCTCGCACTGCTGGAACGCTGA